A region of the Nocardia nova SH22a genome:
GCTCATCGCCGCGACCTGCGCGGAGACCCTGGCCTGGGTCGTCGCCGGGCGCCATCGGCATCACCGCGCGGCCGTGCTGATGGGCGCCGCCGATTCGCTGGCCAGCGTGGTCGGCAGCGCCACCTTCGTCTTTCCCGCGCTGCTGGCCCACCACGATGCCTGCGCTCGCGACGGCCGAAAAGCGCTCGACCCGCGGACATTCGAGAAGGGCCTGCGGGAAGGCGCGGCGATGACATTCGACGCCGCCGTGGCCTTCGCACTCGACGAACCGGGCGACGCCGCCGCGGCTCAGGGCCCCGGCGCGGCGCTGACCAAACGGGAGCGCGAGGTCAGCGAACTGGTCGCGCGCGGACTCACCAACAAGCAGATCGCCGCCCGGCTCGTGATCTCACACCGCACCGCCGAAGGCCATGTCGAACACATCCGCACCAAACTCGGCTTCACCTCGCGCGCACAGATCGCGGCGTGGGCGGCCGCCCGGGCCGATCCCTGAACTCGCCTGTCCCGACACCGCCGGTTGCGGGTCGAGGAACAGACGCTCGTTCGGCAATCGCCGCCGAGGCAGCTGTCCCTCGACGATGTGCGGTATCAATTCGATTGCGCACCACCGTTTCCGGCGGCAGTCGCGGAACAGATTCCGGGCCGCCGCCGCGGTGGCGCGGTAGTCGAAGGCGGTCGCGCCCAGCCAGATCCGCACGTGCACATCGTCGCGGGCCGGACACCGGGCGCTCCTCACCATCGAGGGGCTCCGGTATCGCACTCGCCGCCCCATGCCGCGATCAGCACGTCCGACAGTCTGCGTTTGAGCCGCCGTTGCTCGGGATCGTCGTAGCGGTGGATCCGCAGCCCGTCCTCGAGCAGTGTCAGGAACCGTTGCCGGTCGACGCCGAAGTTCACCAGCAGATCTCCGGGATTCGAACCACCGAAAGGCGCCCAGCGGATGGCGAATTCTACCTTCGCCTGTGCTTCCGCACTGATGGCTTTACCGGATACGAGATATTCCAGTCGACCCTGCGCCGACCGGACCCACAGCGAGGCGGCGTCGGTCCTGACATTCGATTCCCGAACTTGCGCCCGAGCCGATGGTTTCGAGTGCATGCGATGTGCACCAGGTATCGCGCTGGAGCGAATTCGCTGCCGATTCTGTGCCGTCATGGTGTTCCCGAGCGTTGGTTCGTGATCTCTTCCGCCCAGCATTTCTCGCCAGGATCCGGTCGGCGACGGGGAAAATACCTACTCGTATACCTGTTTTCACCTGCCGGGTCCACCGCCGCCGCGGCGGCTATAGCGGAAATTAGCCATCAACCCGGCAGGTGGCGGACAAGTGATGGCTACCACGCTCTGATTGGCGGGTATGGCGCTCGTCTCCGTAAGCAGAGAATCACAATCATGGAAAACAATTTGACGCTTGCCCAGATGGAAGAACTCCTGGCCATTCACGAAACAGCCGAATTCAATGTCGATCTCGACGCCACAATGGCAACCCTCGTCGACAACCCCGTCTACGAACTTCCCGCCCTCGGATGGCGCATCGAAGGCCAAGAAGCAGTCCGCGAAACCTACAAACGCCTCCTCCACGGCGGCGACATCTACAACCTCTGGGCCGACAAACGCGTCCACGCCACCTCGCCGACCAGCCTCACCCGCGAAGCCTACGTCTACATCGACACCCCCGAAGGCCGGGTCACCGGCCAGTACTTCGTCGCCATGGACTTCGCGGGCGACAAAATCGCCGGTGAACGCATGTACATGGACACCACTTTCGCCAAAGCCATGAACGACATCCTCGGCCCCGACTTCGGCGACATCCCCGGCGTCACCCGACTCGCCGACAGCGTCCCCACACCCCGGCCGCGCCTCGACCGCGCCGCCGCACACGCCGCCGACTCCAACCACTGACCCCCGATTCCGGTTGATCTCGGCGTGACGCACGCAGGCACGTTTCAGACCCTTCGCGCCCCGGGGCCTCGCTACACCGACGCCGGACAGTGACAACACAGCCCGACAGCCATTTCCACCGAAACTCGAATGAACTCCGGCCCAGGCGATTTCGCCTGGGCCGGTAAGTCGTCGGCCGGAGCGTCCGGCGTCGGGATCAACCACACCTGCCGGGCACAGAACGCCCGGCCCGGGACCACGTCAGTCCAGGAGTCCGGCGATCTCGGATTCGATCTGCTCGGGTGTCGCGGTCGACTCGAAGCGGCGGATCACCTTGCCGTCGCGGCCGACCAGGAACTTCGTGAAGTTCCACTTGACCTCGTCGGTGCCGATGGCTTCCGGGCGCGAGGCCTTGATGTGCTCGTACAGCGGCCCGGCGGACGGACCGAAATCGCCCGGCGCCTCCGCACGCAGGTAGGTGTACAGCGGATCCGCACCCGGTCCGTTGACCTCGATCTTGCCGAAGACCGGGAAGGTGACACCGTAGTTCGTCGAGCAGAACTCCTGGATCTCGGCGTCGGCGCCCGGCTCCTGGTCCCCGAACTGGTTGCACGGGAAGCCGAGGATATCCAGCCCGCGGTCCCGGCCCTTCTTGTACAGCGCCTCCAGACCTTCGTACTGGGGCGTGAACCCGCACTTGCTGGCCACGTTGACGATGAGCACCACGCGACCCGCGTAGGCGTCGAGCGAACGGCTTTCCCCGTCGGCGGTGGTGACGGAAAATTCGTGAATTGTCATAGCGCCGAGCGTATTTCAACCTTATGAATTATGCAACGGGTCCGGTGCCGTATATGCTGCCCGGATGACATCGCCCCGGCCCCGCGGACGGCCCCGTGACGACACCGTCGACCAACGCGTCCTCGAGGCCGCGGTGGAGGAGCTGGCGGACAAGGGCATCGCCGAGTTCAGCATCACCTCGGTGGCGACCCGCGCCCGCGCCGCCAAACGCAGCATCTACGCGCGCTGGCCCCGGCGCGAAGACCTCATCCTCGCGGGGATGGGGACCCTCGCGGCCGGGCTGGTCCCACCGCACACCGGCACGATCGCCGGCGATCTGACCGTCCTGATCGACCGGATCGCCGCGGTGTTCGTCGAGCCGCGACTGAGCATCCTGCAGCGCTGCGCGGCGGAGATGGCCGACTATCCGGAGCTGTACGCGCTGTTCAAGCGCGATTCGATCGACCGCTGTCTCGCCGCGATCGAGGACGCGCTCCACGACGCCGCCAACCGCGGCGAGATACGCGCGGACATCGACCCCGCCACCGTGGCCGACACCCTCACCGGCGCCATCGCCTTCCGCGCCTCCACCACCCCCGGCGACGTCCTGCCGGTCGAGCGCCGCGAGCAGTTGATACGCCTGGTGCTCGACGGCCTCAGCCCCCGCGGCTGAGATTCACGAACCCGGCCAGGTGCACCCCGGGCGGCGCTACGACGGATTCTGCCGGCGGACCTGCTCCACCATCCAGGCCGCGATCTGGGCGCGGGAGGTGAAGCCGAGTTTGGACCGGATGTGCTCGACGTGGCCTTCGGCGGTGCGTACGGAGATCACCAGGGTGGTGGCGATCTGCCTGTCGGTGAGGCCGCGGGCGACCAGTTCCGCGACCTGCCGCTCCCGCTTGGTCAGCTCCCCCACCCGGTCCGGCGCGGGGGCCGGTTCGCCGGACTGCTCGCCGAGAGCGTAGGCCACGGCGTCGTTCGACGTCATCGCCTGGCCGCGCCGGAACGCCGCCTCGAAGCGCCGCCCGCCGAGGGCGTCGCGCACCGCGTGCTCGCTTTCGTCGTGTAACCGGGACAGCTGCGGGAAGAAGATCGAGAAACCGGAGCCGGATCTCGACTGGCGTTCCGCGGCGCCCATCAGGACCGCAGCGCGCTCACCGTCGTCGTCCGCCACGACCCAGGCCAGCCCCTCGAGACCGAGAACCGCGACGACCGGACTGCGCACCAGCCGGTTCACCGTCAGCGCCTGCTCGAGCAGTTCCCGCGCGCGTACGTGCTCTCCCTGCTGCCACACGGCGATGCCCAGCCCCCACAGGGTGCTCGACCGGAACAGCGATTCGCCCCTGGACTCGGTGATGGACAGCACCTGCTCGTCGCACTCGATCGCGCGCCGGGTATCGCCCAGTGCCGCGTACGCCCATCCGAGCGTCATCAACGTGGAGACGTGGAGATATCCGTTCCGGTCGGCGGCGAACCCTTCGACCGCCCGTTCGCCACCGGCGGCCGCGCGCTCGGGATCACCGCGATACAACGCCAGCGCCGCGTCCGCGGCAGCGGCGAGCGCCCGGGTCATCGGATCCGGATCCTGTTCGGCAAGTATGCGAATCTGCGCCAGCATGTCCTCGGCCGCGGCGAAATCCTGCTGGACCGCCGCCATCACGGTACCGAGGTGCAGCACCCGGGCCCGGCCGGACGGCGAGTGTGCTCCGGGGTGGGCCAGGACGCGGTCGATCCAGCGTCGGCCCTCGCTGTACAAACCCCGGAAACTCCAGAACAACCACAGGGCGGCGACGGTGCGCAGTCCGGCCTCGCCCGCCTCCGGAGTGTGGTCGGACATGCAGAACTCGAGCGCTTCCCGCAGATTCAGCTGCTCGCGTTCGAGCCGGGCCAGCCACTGCGGTTGCCGCTCGCCGATCCAGTCGGCCTCGGCCCGCACCGCCAGCCGCTGATACCAATCTCGTTGCCGCACAGCCACATCCGGTTCCTCACCGGCCTCCCGCAATTGCTCGCGCCCGTAGTCGCGCACGGTCTCGTACATGCGCAATCGCACGACACCGTCGATCTCCTCCCGCATCACGATCGACTTGTCCACCAGCGACGACAGCGCGTCCAGCACGCTGCCGGCAAGTGGCTCCGCACCGCAGACCGGCTCGACCGCGTCGATGTCGAAACCACCGGCGAACACCGACAACCGGGCCCACAGCCGCCGCTCGTCCGGGGTGCACAGGCGGTAACTCCAATCGATGCACCAGCGCAGCGTCTGCTGCCGCTGCGGTGCGGTGCGGCTGCCGCGGGTCAGCAGCGCGTAGCGGTCGCTCAGCCGCGCGAGGATCTGCTCGGGCGACATCGTGCGAATGCGCGCGGCGGCCAGTTCGATCGCCAGCGGCAAACCCTCCAGCCGCGCGCAGATCCCCGCCACCGCGGCCATATTGGTCTCGGTGACCTCGAAATCGGGCACCACCGCCGCGGCCCGTTCCGCGAACAGTGTCACCGCGTCGTACCGGGGCTGCTCTCGCCGCGCCGACGCGCTGTCCGGACTCGGGACACTCAACGGCGACACCCGCACCACCGCTTCTCCTGCGATGTCCAGCGGCTCACGGGTCGTCACCAGGATCCGCAGATCGGCACACGCGAGCAGCAGTGTCTCGACCACCTCCGCCAAGGCGTCGACGACCTGCTCGCCGTTGTCGAGGACCAGCAGCGCCGCACGTGATCGCAGAAATTCGACCAGCGACTCCCGCATCGGACGTTCCGAATCGTCCCGTAGGCCAAGGCATCCCGCCACGACGTCGATCACCAGTGCCGGATCGCTCACGTCGGCGAGTTCGACCAGCCACACGCCGTCGGTGAACTGCTCGCGCGCGTTCGACGCCGCTCGCAACGCCAGGCGCGTCTTGCCGACTCCGCCGATCCCGGTCAACGTCACCAGCCGAGACGACGACAACAGGGCGCCGATCTCCGCGGTCTCGGCGCGACGGTCGATGAAACTGGTCAGCTCGAGTGGCAGTTCCCCGGTCCGTCGAACCGGAAATGGTTCGGACGGTGCGGATTTCGGCACGCCCTCGCCGCGCGGGCCGAATGCGGCGACCGACTGCCCGTGCAGGGCCATCGCGCCGACCCGATATCCGTGCCGCCGCTGCACCTCCCGGATCGCCTCGCCCAGTTCGGCCGCCGACGGACGCGCTTGCCCGTCCCGGTTCATCGCCGATTCCACCACCGCCGCAACATCATCGGGAATGCCGCCGTCCCGCAGGTCCGGCACGGGCTGACTGGTGATCCGCAAGAACTGTGCGACCACCTGCTCACCACTGCGCCGCTCGAAGGCCGCGTGTCCGGTCAGCGCGCAGAACAACGTCGACCCCAGCCCGTACACATCCGCGGCGGGCGTCGCGGCCTCCCCCGCCAGCACCTCGGGCGCGGTGAACGCCGGAGACGCCGTGACCACCCCTGTGTCGGTGTGGAACCCACCGGCGATGCGGGCGATCCCGAAATCGGTCAACGCGGGCTCACCGTATTCGCTGAGCAGGATATTGCCGGGCTTCACATCCCGATGCAGGATCTCCAGCCGATGCGCGCTCTCCAGCGCGCCCGCGATCTTCACCCCAACCCACAACACCGTCTCGACCGGCAACGGCCCCTCCCGCCGGATCCAGGCATCCACCGAATCCAGTGGGTGATACGGCATCACCAGATACGGCCGCCCGGTCGCGGTCACCCCCACCTGCAGCACCGTGACGATATTCGGATGTCCGGTCAACCGGCCCATCGCCTTCTGCTCACGGAAGAACCGCGCCTGATTGTCGGCGTCGAGTTCGGCGGTCAGCACCTTCACCGCCACCGTGCGATCCAGCGCCGGTTGCGTGCAGCGGAACACCACGCCGAAACCACCGTGGCCGATTTCCTCGGCATCCTCGAATCCCGACGCGCTCAACTCCACCGCGACGGGCATGTGCACGTCGCGGCCGGTCCGCAGCGGATCCTCGCCGGTCGTCAACCGATCGCGATCCGCCGGGCATGTGCACGAATACCGGGCGCCATGCGCTCACCTTCCGATACCGCCAGCCTATCGCCGGGAGTGTGCGAATGGCGGGTAGATCGCACCGAACCCACGACGTTTGGCGGGATGAAAGCGCTCGGCGAGCGTCCGATGCTGGGTGGATACCACCACCGACAGTTTGGAGTTGGAAATGACCTGGCCCAGTGGAGAAGCCGCCTTCGTCACCGGAGCGGCCTCGGGTATCGGCCTCGGGATCGCCCGTGCGCTCGTCGCGGCGGGCGCGGCGGTCGCCCTCGCCGACGTCGACGGCGCCCGGCTCACGAAGGTCGTGGACGAGATCGTCGCGCGGGGCGGCAAGGCCGTCGCGATCGAGCTGGACGTGAGCGCCGAGGACGCCTGGGCCGGTGCCGCCGACCGCGCCGAGGAGGCCCTGGGCCCGATCTCGATCCTGGTCAACAACGCCGGTGTCATCAGCAACGCGCCGATCACCCAGACGACGACCGACGCCTGGCGGCGGAACTTCCGGGTCAATGTCGAGGGCCAGTTCCTCGGCACCACGACCTTCCTGTCCCGCTTCCTCGAGCGCGGCGGGCGCGCGCACATCCTCAACACCTCCTCCATGGGCGGGCTCATGCCGATCCCCGGTGTCGGCGCCTACTGCGCGTCGAAGTTCGCCAGTTTCGGTCTGTCCCTGGTCCTGCGGGACGAGTTGCGCGACACCGATGTCAGCGTCTCGGTCCTCACCCCGGGCACCGTGTCGACGGGCATGACCGCGGCCGAGGGTGCGGGCGGCGCGAATCCGGACCGCGTCGGCGAACAGGTGGTCGAGGCGCTGCAGGCCGGGCGTTTCCTGATCCCCACCCACGGCGACTTCGAGCCGATCCTGGCCCGCCTGCACCGCGAGATCGAACAGGCATTCGCCGACACCGACCACCGGCACGGCCCCGACCCGTCCGCACAGATGCTCCTGTCCGGCGTCGATCCGCTGAACGCACTACTGGCCGACGGGGCGCGCTGAGCGGGCAGGCCGATCAACCGGGTCGACCTCGCCTTCCTCGTGAGACCGTCCTCGGGGTGCGGGGCCGACCTGGCGACCACCCGGGATTCCATGAATCAACGGAAGCATGTCCAGTCCTTCAAACACTTCCATTTCCCGCTGCTCTCAGGATGTTCCCATCCCGCCCATTGCGTGGATTCGTCGTAGACGACATTGCTCATCCGGAGTCCTAGTACGAAGGTGAGCGGCGCCTCTCCGCGCCCGTCGTAGAACTTGACACCGTGGAAATCCACGATGTCGAAGGAGACGTCCCACAAATTCGTCCCGGCGAGATCGACCCCGGCCAAACTCGATCTACTGAAGCTCACATGATCGAAAACCGTCTCGCGAACGGTGACTCCCCAGGCTGTCACGTAAGTGAACTTCGCCCCCTTGAACACGGCATGATCCAAATGAGCGTGTGCGAGCGCGATATTGGTGAACGTGGGATCGCTGTGCGACCCGGGCACCGCCCAGGACAGGTTTGCACCGGTCAAGGACAGATTCTCGAACTCTCCGTCCAGGACCGCGCCGACGAGACAGGTCTCGG
Encoded here:
- a CDS encoding protein kinase domain-containing protein, yielding MTTGEDPLRTGRDVHMPVAVELSASGFEDAEEIGHGGFGVVFRCTQPALDRTVAVKVLTAELDADNQARFFREQKAMGRLTGHPNIVTVLQVGVTATGRPYLVMPYHPLDSVDAWIRREGPLPVETVLWVGVKIAGALESAHRLEILHRDVKPGNILLSEYGEPALTDFGIARIAGGFHTDTGVVTASPAFTAPEVLAGEAATPAADVYGLGSTLFCALTGHAAFERRSGEQVVAQFLRITSQPVPDLRDGGIPDDVAAVVESAMNRDGQARPSAAELGEAIREVQRRHGYRVGAMALHGQSVAAFGPRGEGVPKSAPSEPFPVRRTGELPLELTSFIDRRAETAEIGALLSSSRLVTLTGIGGVGKTRLALRAASNAREQFTDGVWLVELADVSDPALVIDVVAGCLGLRDDSERPMRESLVEFLRSRAALLVLDNGEQVVDALAEVVETLLLACADLRILVTTREPLDIAGEAVVRVSPLSVPSPDSASARREQPRYDAVTLFAERAAAVVPDFEVTETNMAAVAGICARLEGLPLAIELAAARIRTMSPEQILARLSDRYALLTRGSRTAPQRQQTLRWCIDWSYRLCTPDERRLWARLSVFAGGFDIDAVEPVCGAEPLAGSVLDALSSLVDKSIVMREEIDGVVRLRMYETVRDYGREQLREAGEEPDVAVRQRDWYQRLAVRAEADWIGERQPQWLARLEREQLNLREALEFCMSDHTPEAGEAGLRTVAALWLFWSFRGLYSEGRRWIDRVLAHPGAHSPSGRARVLHLGTVMAAVQQDFAAAEDMLAQIRILAEQDPDPMTRALAAAADAALALYRGDPERAAAGGERAVEGFAADRNGYLHVSTLMTLGWAYAALGDTRRAIECDEQVLSITESRGESLFRSSTLWGLGIAVWQQGEHVRARELLEQALTVNRLVRSPVVAVLGLEGLAWVVADDDGERAAVLMGAAERQSRSGSGFSIFFPQLSRLHDESEHAVRDALGGRRFEAAFRRGQAMTSNDAVAYALGEQSGEPAPAPDRVGELTKRERQVAELVARGLTDRQIATTLVISVRTAEGHVEHIRSKLGFTSRAQIAAWMVEQVRRQNPS
- a CDS encoding SDR family NAD(P)-dependent oxidoreductase → MTWPSGEAAFVTGAASGIGLGIARALVAAGAAVALADVDGARLTKVVDEIVARGGKAVAIELDVSAEDAWAGAADRAEEALGPISILVNNAGVISNAPITQTTTDAWRRNFRVNVEGQFLGTTTFLSRFLERGGRAHILNTSSMGGLMPIPGVGAYCASKFASFGLSLVLRDELRDTDVSVSVLTPGTVSTGMTAAEGAGGANPDRVGEQVVEALQAGRFLIPTHGDFEPILARLHREIEQAFADTDHRHGPDPSAQMLLSGVDPLNALLADGAR
- a CDS encoding glutathione peroxidase; translated protein: MTIHEFSVTTADGESRSLDAYAGRVVLIVNVASKCGFTPQYEGLEALYKKGRDRGLDILGFPCNQFGDQEPGADAEIQEFCSTNYGVTFPVFGKIEVNGPGADPLYTYLRAEAPGDFGPSAGPLYEHIKASRPEAIGTDEVKWNFTKFLVGRDGKVIRRFESTATPEQIESEIAGLLD
- a CDS encoding TetR/AcrR family transcriptional regulator, with the translated sequence MTSPRPRGRPRDDTVDQRVLEAAVEELADKGIAEFSITSVATRARAAKRSIYARWPRREDLILAGMGTLAAGLVPPHTGTIAGDLTVLIDRIAAVFVEPRLSILQRCAAEMADYPELYALFKRDSIDRCLAAIEDALHDAANRGEIRADIDPATVADTLTGAIAFRASTTPGDVLPVERREQLIRLVLDGLSPRG